The proteins below are encoded in one region of Streptomyces roseirectus:
- a CDS encoding GIY-YIG nuclease family protein: MAGGYSDQFRLSITEALSTQLYAALERLEPAPLTQENLDALTPQAERLGLPSRSGVYQLFRQEAGTERQLTYVGKADEPLPERLGNHLYKLSGREGISIEEMSFKCLFVEEDLSSVSPEKMLIKEHLKSGKIVWNNRGFGNNDPGRNRDRTTIKSNHFDLEFPIDLSRDVNRLTPGVHSLHDVLWEIKRGIPFNFRFKHSAAFKKLMVTVPEGEMTVDEAFRFVARYLPGKWQICALLGWVIMYDDSPTTYPSARRYYRPEGVSNQTPKTRKPGKDETEEAEDEEGGDFDE, encoded by the coding sequence ATGGCGGGCGGGTACAGCGATCAGTTCCGACTCAGCATCACCGAGGCGTTGAGTACACAGCTGTACGCGGCCCTGGAACGGCTGGAGCCCGCGCCCCTCACACAGGAGAACCTTGACGCCCTCACCCCTCAGGCCGAAAGGCTCGGTCTCCCCAGCAGGTCCGGGGTGTACCAGCTCTTCCGCCAAGAGGCTGGCACGGAACGCCAGCTCACCTATGTGGGAAAGGCCGACGAACCGCTTCCCGAACGCCTTGGGAATCACCTCTACAAGCTGTCCGGAAGAGAGGGAATTTCCATTGAAGAGATGTCGTTCAAGTGCCTTTTCGTGGAAGAAGACCTGTCCTCCGTCTCTCCGGAAAAAATGCTCATCAAGGAGCACCTGAAAAGCGGAAAGATCGTCTGGAATAATCGAGGATTCGGAAACAACGACCCCGGGCGTAATCGCGATCGGACTACGATCAAGAGTAATCACTTCGATCTCGAGTTCCCCATTGACCTCTCCCGCGATGTGAACAGACTCACTCCGGGTGTCCACTCACTGCACGACGTACTGTGGGAGATCAAGCGCGGCATACCGTTCAACTTCCGCTTCAAGCACTCGGCCGCCTTCAAGAAGCTGATGGTCACTGTCCCTGAAGGGGAGATGACCGTGGACGAAGCGTTTCGTTTCGTCGCAAGGTACCTGCCTGGCAAGTGGCAGATCTGCGCTCTGCTCGGCTGGGTGATCATGTACGACGACAGCCCTACGACGTATCCGAGCGCTCGGCGGTACTACCGACCGGAGGGGGTCTCCAACCAGACTCCGAAGACTCGGAAGCCCGGCAAGGACGAGACGGAAGAGGCCGAAGACGAAGAGGGCGGCGACTTCGATGAGTGA
- a CDS encoding long-chain fatty acid--CoA ligase, whose translation MQSTMQDVPLLISRILTHGAVIHGSSQVTTWTGEAEPHRRSYAEVAQRAAQLAHALRDELGVSGDDRVATLMWNNAEHVEAYFAIPSMGAVLHTLNLRLPPEQLAWVANHAQDKVVIVNGSLLPLLVPLLPHLRTVEHVVVSGVGDRSGLAGTAVRVHEYEELIAGRPTTYAWPELDERSAAAMCYTSGTTGDPKGVVYSHRSIYLHSMQVNMAQSMGLTDEDLSLIVVPQFHVNAWGLPHATFMTGVNMLMPDRFLQPGPLAEMIESERPTHAAAVPTIWQGLLAELTAKPRDVSCLGQVTIGGSACPPSLMAAFDELGMRVCHAWGMTETSPLGTIARPPAHVIGTDEEFAYRLTQGRFPAGVEARLTGPGGERLPWDGESAGELEVRGPWIAGAYYNGPDAELLRPEDKFSSDGWLKTGDVGTISPDGFLTLTDRAKDVIKSGGEWISSVDLENALMSHPAVAEAAVVAVPDAKWGERPLATVVLKEGATADFTELRAFLAGEGGIAKWQLPERWTVIESVPKTSVGKFDKKVLRRRYAEGELEVTVI comes from the coding sequence GTGCAGAGCACGATGCAGGACGTACCGCTGCTGATTTCGAGGATCCTGACGCACGGGGCGGTGATCCACGGGTCCTCGCAGGTGACGACCTGGACGGGCGAGGCGGAACCGCACCGGCGCAGTTACGCCGAAGTCGCCCAGCGGGCAGCCCAGTTGGCGCACGCGTTGCGCGACGAGCTGGGGGTGAGCGGCGACGACAGAGTCGCCACCCTGATGTGGAACAACGCCGAGCACGTCGAGGCGTACTTCGCGATCCCCTCCATGGGCGCCGTCCTCCACACCCTCAACCTCCGCCTCCCGCCTGAGCAGTTGGCGTGGGTCGCCAACCACGCGCAGGACAAGGTCGTCATCGTCAACGGCTCGCTGCTGCCGCTGCTCGTCCCGCTGCTGCCGCATCTCAGGACCGTCGAGCACGTCGTCGTGTCGGGGGTCGGGGACCGGTCGGGGCTCGCGGGGACGGCCGTGCGGGTGCACGAGTACGAGGAGCTGATCGCCGGGCGGCCGACGACGTACGCGTGGCCCGAGCTGGACGAGCGCAGCGCGGCGGCGATGTGCTACACCTCAGGTACTACGGGTGACCCCAAGGGGGTCGTCTACAGCCACCGGTCGATCTACCTGCACTCCATGCAGGTCAACATGGCGCAGTCGATGGGGCTGACCGACGAGGACCTGTCCCTGATCGTCGTCCCGCAGTTCCATGTGAACGCGTGGGGGCTGCCGCACGCGACCTTCATGACCGGCGTCAACATGCTGATGCCGGACCGCTTCCTCCAGCCCGGACCGCTCGCCGAGATGATCGAGTCGGAGCGGCCGACGCACGCCGCCGCCGTCCCGACGATCTGGCAGGGCCTCCTCGCCGAGCTGACCGCCAAGCCGCGCGACGTCTCCTGCCTCGGGCAGGTCACCATCGGGGGGTCCGCGTGTCCGCCGTCGCTCATGGCCGCGTTCGACGAACTCGGCATGCGGGTGTGCCACGCGTGGGGCATGACGGAGACGTCGCCGCTCGGGACGATCGCCCGGCCGCCCGCCCACGTCATCGGCACCGACGAGGAGTTCGCGTACCGGCTCACACAAGGGCGGTTCCCGGCGGGAGTTGAGGCGCGGCTCACCGGGCCCGGCGGTGAACGGCTGCCCTGGGACGGGGAGTCCGCCGGGGAGCTGGAGGTGCGCGGGCCCTGGATCGCCGGGGCCTACTACAACGGGCCCGACGCCGAACTCCTGCGCCCCGAGGACAAGTTCAGCTCTGACGGCTGGCTGAAGACCGGCGACGTCGGCACCATCTCACCGGACGGGTTCCTCACGCTCACCGACCGCGCCAAGGACGTCATCAAGTCCGGCGGCGAGTGGATCTCGTCCGTCGACCTCGAGAACGCGCTCATGTCCCACCCCGCCGTCGCCGAGGCCGCCGTCGTCGCCGTCCCCGACGCCAAGTGGGGCGAACGGCCCCTCGCCACCGTCGTGTTGAAGGAAGGCGCCACCGCCGACTTCACCGAACTCCGCGCCTTCCTCGCCGGCGAGGGCGGCATCGCCAAGTGGCAACTCCCCGAGCGGTGGACGGTGATCGAGTCCGTGCCGAAGACCAGCGTGGGGAAGTTCGACAAGAAGGTACTGCGACGGCGGTACGCGGAGGGGGAGTTGGAGGTCACCGTCATCTAG
- a CDS encoding NUDIX domain-containing protein, translating to MPSVVFRMLRDLNVRQGSIEYYADPGAPEPNSLVVAASAVVAGDRGRILLQRRQDNGLWALPGGGMEMADSLPGAAVREVREETGLDVEITGLVGTYTDPRHVIAYSDGEVRRQFNVCFTARVVGGRLAISDESTELRFVPPEELAELPMHHTQRLRLRHFLERREWPYLG from the coding sequence ATGCCATCCGTCGTGTTCCGGATGCTCCGGGACCTCAACGTGCGGCAAGGGAGCATCGAGTACTACGCCGACCCCGGCGCTCCCGAGCCCAACAGTCTGGTCGTCGCCGCCTCCGCGGTGGTGGCCGGCGACCGCGGCCGTATCCTCCTCCAGCGTCGACAGGACAACGGCCTCTGGGCGCTGCCTGGTGGCGGCATGGAGATGGCCGACTCGCTGCCGGGGGCCGCTGTCCGTGAGGTCAGGGAGGAGACGGGGCTGGATGTGGAGATCACCGGGCTCGTCGGGACGTACACCGACCCCCGTCATGTCATCGCCTACTCGGACGGCGAGGTGCGGCGGCAGTTCAACGTCTGCTTCACGGCTCGGGTGGTCGGCGGTCGGCTCGCGATCTCGGACGAGTCGACGGAGCTGCGGTTCGTCCCGCCGGAGGAACTGGCCGAGCTGCCGATGCACCACACCCAGCGGCTACGGCTCCGGCACTTCCTGGAACGCCGTGAGTGGCCGTACCTGGGCTGA